ccccacacacgtacacacatccTTCTAGTCCCCCTCCTCCTGGGGCAATATATCTCAGCTCCACTTCTCCCTGGCAACAGGACTGTGTCGTGAATCAGGCAGGTTGGTCACCTCTGGGTGTCAGCTTGTGGCTGTTACTAACTTTCTACTGATTTCTTAAATTATAAAAATGCCGGAATTAAGCCCAAGAGAGCAACTTGTTAGAgggaacaaaaaaaatacaatggaaAGAAAGATCTAGATGGAAATGTTATGCTCAATTTGTTCATGATTTGTACACAGAAGTGCTGGTGCAGACCTCTGTATAAAGATGATCAAGTGTTTTGAAAACTATTTGGTAAATGCTCAACTTGTGGTCTGATTGTTAACCCTTTTCATCTCACTCCTTCCCCTCACTAAAATATGTAACAGAAAAAATCAACCCCAAAAGCAacaaaatgataaaaaaaaacacttaaagcATCAAGGTTCAGGTGTGTGGcgaaatgtttattttatatttctttttctttttttgcctaTGTTGCACTTTACTCTGTGGAACTAGCTTTTAAGTTTACCATAAAACTTCAGTTTGTCACCAATTCAATGGTCCAGATGTTATAAAAGGGAAAAAAAAGTTTGACTGAACTTGCTTTTGTATCTTTGCGAGATTatcatgaaatgttttgttcaTATGTTGTAAATTTACCAGACGGTTTGACCATGTGACAGGAAGTACTGCTCTTCATGCCATTGCTCACTGGCCTCTTTTCAAGGTTCTGACTAGAGGGAGTACAGCTATGACCGGACGTAACTTTTTAGTtgttgtagcaggttaggagatttAGGTCAAGAAATAACCTTTATGACATCCCATTCCCATTGAAACTGCTCGTAAGTCTTGCACTGTAACTGGGAGGATACTGGTTCCCCCTCTAAAAATCTTTCTGTGCATCGAGGAGATCAGCCCTAGCAAGGCACTGCACTAATTCACCAATCTTAATcacataatgagtagttatttggcATAAAAAGTGATTTGTGAATGATGATGGCAGACATTTAGACATTCTTCAGCAACAACCAGCAGACCAGTACCAGTAGAACAGTACCAGTAGAACAGTAGCTGCCATGAGGATATAAATTACATTGGACCCACCATTGTGGAAAATACTTTTGGAAGCTctagaaatgtatttattcatgtctacatttatttttgccacgtttattctaCTACAGCCACCTTAATGCACACTTTAAAATTGTGAGCGAAACATATGTATGAAATgtttttccttaaagtataatttttggATATTACTAATGTTACGGTCCcaactacaaaacaaacaaaaaaaaatacttaaaaacgtgtaattttgtccttgacatttaattgaaatactgtagaattccttTCATTCTTATGGAGATCTGCTGTGGTGAGGCAATATGTCCgactggtggcttcaaagcctgtCAGTGGCCTAtaaatagcatcagcaatccatcGTTTATATACGTCACTGCTTTATTTACATTATTGGTTAAGGCTCGGTGCCAATGAAATGCATATATTACTGTATTGAGACTAGTGTATGTCAGTCACTTTTCACCACTAGAGGGCAATACTTCTCTACAATAGAAATGGACTCCATATCCGAAGGGCTCTGGTCTTATGCTGTGGCCTGTGGACAGTACCATAGATGGTATATGGTCTCTACCCATATATATACCGTGAAGTCTACCATTAAATTATAAATAATCAGTGTGTCCAAAGAGATCGGTCTGAGCAAAAACACTGCACTAATCTTCATCACAGAGTGAGCTGATAGTTGAGATGCaaaattatttgtagatcagtgattctgcacAGGGCCTTGTTTGACCGATTACCTCAAACATGTATGAACTCTTGTTGTATTGAATTGTCTCTGCAGTACAGACTCCGTTTCCCATGGTCCTCAACACCTCTCTAATAGGCCAATAGGAGTTGGAGCGTCGGTGAGGTAACTGCTCGCTCCTGATGCTAACAATGACCTTTGACTGAGGACATGGTTATGGAAAATACATGAATTACAGGCAGCACCACACTGTTATACTGATGTAATCTTACATAAGGTGCCCATTGGGCGGGTAATGTGAATTGTCCAAATGGAAATTCAAGTCTTAGTAGAGCTTAGTGGCTGTTCtgatattatttattttcattggGTAATCTAGATCCCAGGCTACGACGTCATATAGCTGTACTGAACATAAGCAAAGCATAGTGGGGTCGTCAGGCCTAGACATGAAGACGTGACGTTGCATGTAGCCTAAACTGTTGCTGTCCTGTTGCTCGTCTGAATTATACCACGTCTCCCATGAGACGGACCTACAACCCTCCTCTCTCAAACTTCCTAGTGTCTCCTTTTTGGCATTACACAGAAGTCTAGTGATCAGCACGTAGACCACGGCTAAAAATACACGGACCAGATTCAGTTTCCTCTCTGACACAGACCctctcacacctacacacacacacactggcccctGCCCTCTCAGTCACGCTATGTCCAGCGGGCCCTCTGGTCTTTTCCCACATGCAATAAATATGTACACTTAATGCCTTCTGTTTCTTCGGTCCCCTGGCCCTGCTCACACTAACCCTCTTTAGTGTGTAAGTACAGCAGGCAGCGATTAGCTGATTAGCTCCACGTCACTAAGCTGCTCCAAGAAGCCCAATTACCCTCCCAGGGACTACACAGACGAACACAATCAACCCTTTAAGACAGACAGTCGTTTTGGCACTGAGGATGCTTCCATTCTTGTCTGGGAGTCAGAGCCCTCTGTGCTTACTTCCAAATCCACGACAATGTTGGGGTTTGTATTTTATCTCATTGAGAATAACCCGGATGAAGAAAGGTTAATTAAATAAGAGACATCTGTGTGAATTCTGCTGGTAGTTTTCCGTTGACGGAATTGGGCTTCTGCCatgcttctttctctctgttcctctcactGACCTCTAAAAGTGCTTAGCTCAGTGTTAAACACTGTTACTGCCGTAACCCTATTATGGCAGATCAGCTGCTGGGAGACAGATGCACTGGCGCGACTAGAGctgtaaatattttacatttagtACTTtagcacttatccagagcgacttccgcCTAACGACAGACTTCCATCTACAACACAGCCATATACAGTCAACTTCACAGGAAGTGAATCATCTATTACATAGTCATTACACATGAAAAGTCCAATGACAATGGGAAAGTTATGGAAAGTCCAAGTCAGTTAATTGCTAAGGTATTTAAACTCTTAGTGAGGTAGTGAAGTTAGTAGGAGGAGAAAGACACAAGCTGTAATATCGCACTGGAAAGCGAGCAGAGTCGTTTTGTTGATCAGAAATCAGATGTTTTTATTAAAGTTGATTTTTATTGAGGTTAGTGTTACAGGTAAGATTTTCGCTCCTGGTAGAAGTTGctcctaaccacagatctaggatcagattatgaTACCCCCAACCCCAGCCTTAACCATAAGGGGAATACATCAACACCTGTACCTGGACTAGTgtaattttaacctttatttaactaggcaagtcagttaagaacaaattcttatttacaatgtcggcctaccggggaacagtgggttaactgccttgttcaggggcagaacgacatactACTGCTACTTTACTCCAAACCGCTCAGTTTGGTCACGAGTGGATGGATCAGGCCTAGCTCCTCGCCGCTGGCGCCTCACTTCTTGCTCTCCCTAACCGCAGAGCAGGTCACTTCCTCTCAGAGGTGGGGCTCAGGAGTTTTACTTCCTGAACTGGGCGATGGGGGCGGGGATCTTAATGTCCTGGCCCTTTTCCAGCCTCTTCTCACAGTCGATCAGATAGTTGACTCCATCAACCAGCAACTGTACCAACtccacctatacacacacacacagatacacagttATTAGCAGTCGAGGTGATTTTAATCTCTGGCCCAGATAGAGTATATGGTTTAATTCGGTCATTCAGTCTCAGAATAGCGGTTCTAGTTTTACCTCGGATTTTCCCAGACGGTCGTTGTTGGAGATGTCGAAGGTGTCTCCAGTTGTGGCCGTGTCGACTCCGCCTGTCCCTCTCTTCTGCAGACGCATGTTGTCCAGGATCTTACCGAAGCGGGGGTCCTGCAGGGTAGGTACAGAACTTTAACCAATGCTCTGTCTTGGGAAGGAGGGGTCAATGCACAGGGACACGTCAAGTAAAAAcattagggaagagagagagagagattgtgtgttaCCTTGCTGAGTTTGGCCAGTCTGACGTGTACTCCAGCCCTGAGTCCGGTGCCCAGGTTGGAGGGGCAGGTGAGGATGTAACCCAGGTGTTCGTTCCACATGAACTCCCAGCCTCTCTCCTGGATCAGCTTCTCCACCTAGAGGGTGGAAGGACACGTGAGGTATTATATACTGTCTACTGTGTGTTCACATTCGCGCCAAAAAATCACTAAACCACTAAGACGTAACATTAGGTAAAGTACCTGTTGGAGTCCTCTGCAGAACCTCTCGAACACTCTCTTCATGTTTCCTCCCTTCTCCATGGAGATGACCCTAGTGTGGTCCTCCTCATTGACCCAGATCAGGAAGGTCTTCTCATTGTTGTGCCTGGAAGAAAGAACACATTCCTAAGAATCCAGAAACTTTTGTTGATTGCACTGATTATGTCAACGTCTATGATCACAGAACACACATGCTGGTTAGAGGCTTCTGCTAGTAAGAGCCTTGTAGACCCTACCAGAGGCCCCTGCCGTCGGGCCAATCACGGGCCATGAAGGCACACGTCAACAAGGGGGAGACAGGCTTGTCAAACAGGAAGTGGTCCTacggggaagaggagggagaaaagggaggaggaggaggagaaggtagtGGTCAAGGAAAGGGAAGTCAGGGTTACAACTACATAGAGGTAATTCTACtttggggaggaggaagaggagttgaGAGGAAGAGACCTTCCCCAAAGAGCTCTAATGCTGTGGGAACATGGTTTTGCTTTCTACTCCTTTGGTCTCACCAGATTCCCCTATTCACAGATAGTACTATCTCTACAGCTATTATAATACCAGATAGTCTTACAGGCTTTTAGATCTACAGGGACAGGGTTCGGCTCTCTACTGCTCTGGTCTTACCAGATGCCCCTGGCATCAGGCCAGTCACGGGCCATGAAGGCAGATGTCAGCAGAGGAGAGACGGGCTTGTCGAACAGGAAGTGCTCCTGAGGCAACGTGAGGGTGAGAGGGCAAAGGTCAATGAGACTGAGGGTCGAAGGTCAACACTAGTCTAGTCTCTCCCAAATCCCAAAAGGATTGCCTCTATTTCCAATCCTTATCGTAGCCGTTAGGATTTAAAAGCAACATGATGTCACCCCAATGTGTCTAGACTGAGTGGATTAACTTGGTAACTAAAACTCTGCAAAACTTccctgaaataattggatggccTACCAATGGGGAATGAAGATAAATTAGTGCAATCGAGAACCATGTCTTCAGAAGAGTCGGGCCAAATAAAACTGATGTGACAATGCTGTCACTACAGTTCAGGTTCCAGTGGCACTGTTTCAGTCTTCACCACAGTCCCTGTCATTAACATCGTAATACAAATAGGCAATATCATGGATAAGAGGAATCCTGTATGCAGTCAGGTTACAAAGAAAACAGGTAGTCATGTACGTTTTagagacagacaaatgagaaaggagagggggatacAGAGATCAATGGCAGTCCTTTGTGAGTGTCTCACATCAATAAGCTGCTGCTGCTCCTTCTCCGTCATGTCTCCCAGGCTGTAGTAGTGCCCGGCCAGGTCACCCTTCAGGCCGGCCAGGGCCTGCACGGTCACACGCTCCACCTCGCGGCGCTCCGAGCGGGAGCAGCACGGGGGCAGGCTCAGACCGCGGATACTACGGCCTGTACGCACGCGAGACGACAGAACGTATTTCTCATCGAAAACACCGTTAGTGATCTGAGGATGGAAAGGGACAGTTATTGTACATAGATCTgaggataatgagagagagagatagagagagagagagagagagagagagagaacgtgggaAAAAAGTGTTACTTTGGATGCGTCCAGATCAGTGGGGTGTTTCATTGTCTTGGGGTCGTAGCCGTTGTGTCGGTCTTTAATGACGGGGTCAAAGAGGTCGGCGAACACCTGGAGAGGACGGGATGGACTGTTAACAGATCTCCTTCAGATAGATCGAAAGATGCACACAGGCAACCTCCACCACGTACCTTGTAGCTCTCCTCGTCCCCAGCCACCATGCCGACAGTCTTGATGAAGGGGTGGCCCGGGTTGTCCACTCCGGTCTGGATGCACTGGTCCAGGGTCCAGTTGTTAGGGGTCACCTGGTCTCTCAGCTTGCCGTAGATAGCAGGGGTCAGGGCGTGCGCCATGCAGTTGTTGTGCCTCCTCAGGTCAGGGAAGTCAGCGCTGGGGATGATGGGAGAAGTAGTTTTCATTCGAACCATAGAGATGAAAAGATCGAAAGGTGTGCATTATGAAGGACATTTCAAATAGAGTGTGATTATGGACACAGTTCTGGCCAAGAGGACAGCTTATACACTGCTGTTTTGGATGTGatgtggataaaaaaaaatgtttttacaggtacatattgattgattgattgattgattgactggttGCTTGATTGATTGAGACAAGTAGAGGAAGTTATTTTAGAGTGTTGGTGATATGTCTAAGCTGTGGCTCAAGGCttagttcctgtgtgtgtgtgtgtgtgtgtgtgtgtgtgtgtgtgtgtgtgtgtgtgtgtgtgtgtgtgtgtgtgtgtgtgtgtgtgtgtgtgtgtgtgtgtgtgtgtgtgtgtgtgtgtgtgtgtgtgtgtgtgtgtgtgtgtgtgtgtgtgtgtgtgtgtgtgtgtgtgtgtgtgtgtgtgtgtacgtgtctacTATATGTGAATGTAAGAAAGGGCAGAGGAGGTATCTACTAAACTTGTGCCTACGAAACGTCTTAGGTTTCATTCCCTGTCCCACCCCTCTACCTTTGACTTACAGACTGACTGCAAACTGGGTGTCAGATTCAGGTTTTTTCCCATTCAACAGGTGCAGCTATCCCAGGCCCAACTCGTGTACTCTCAAATTATTTCTCCAACCTCTGTAGGTCGTCTGTATATGGCCAAGCTATTTGTAGTCCACTGTCCATCAGAGGCCATGTAGTTTTGTAGTCCTACCTGGGTGGGTAgagcttcctcctctcctcagcggACAGGATGTTGCTGTCAGTCATCAGGTAGCAGGTTGCCATGGTGCCTGCTCCCAGGCTGGCCAACAGCGTGGCCGTGTTACGGCTGGACATCATTCTAGTGAAGGAGAACGCCATCTTGGACAGTTCAAAGGTCAGAATAAGGTCAactgggggtgggagagagagaggaagagggaagaagagagccACAAGATATAAGTTACACATTTCAAAGGCTGTACTTTCTTTTAATTCTTAAATATGTGTTTATTTATGCATTTGTTTCTTGTTGTGTATGTATAACTGTGGTTAGCTGTGGGAAGAACCTCCGCTTCTTAAGAACAGTACACTTCCTTCCTTTAACCTTTCTGACAGTATTTTTCTGTTTTAGCCAGCTTCACGATGCAGAGTCAGACAGTCACGCTCTTAACCCTTTGACCACTACATTTTGTCCATCAAATACAGACTGTGGATGCTGCAGGTCAAGCATACTCCATGTCCTCAGTTGAGTTACAATGTGCTTCCGGTTTGTTGATTGTACTGTATTCAATCGTATCATATcaagtacttaaaaaaaaaaattctacatcTGATAAAGTTCATGCAGGTGGTTGATAACGAGCTTACAGTATGAGAGGGGAGTCTCAGCAGATGGCTGTTTAAGCTCAGTCTCCTGATCTGGCCTCACAGGACGGCCTCTTAACTATCCCAAAATGGCTGACGCAAAATGGCCACCACCATCAAGGGGGTGTAGGTAGGAAATTGCCTCTGTGCACCGATCGTAGGTCACCAAGATAAAACTAACTTTAGTTTAGCCCCTAAGCAAGGCATTCCTTTCCATATGTCCTGTGACTAAAATCTCAAGGTGAAAGATCGTTCTCACCGACTTGTCCTTCACTTCtgcacagaggagagaaagagggagaaacagagaaatagagagacagagagagagggaaagagaaagagagagacagagagagagtgaaagagagagacagagatacatagatacagagagaaggaaagctGTCTTAAAACAGAGAGGTCTATATAGATCTGTAGAGGTCTAGTCACTAAAAAACAGAAGCAGGGATTGACTTTCTGTTTCATTAATCACTCTACACACCTATTACATCATTATCTGCAGTTGTCAGTTGACAAAGTTCCATGTGATTGTTCTTCATTAAGAATACAGTAACGACTTGGAGGAAGAATACAATTCGGTTTGATCGCCAGATCGTCAGTTAGCTGCAAAGCTGACAGTGCACCCGCTCTACTCTACGATCCATATCAATGAAGCCCAACGTGCATCTCAGTGGCTGAACACAAGGTCTCTGGGTCAACTCAACACTATTGACCTCAAAGTCGTGGCTGTGTTTTCCCCCGAGTGAAGTACAGCAGACCAGAACAAAGTAGGTGGCTGAGTGGTCTGAGAGGATGAGGCAGTCTGAGAGGAGGCAGTCTGAGAGGAGGCAGTCTGAGAGGAGGCAGTCAGCACTGAAAGACATGTCTATTTATAGAAATCTAGAGGAGAGAAATAGTGCCAAACGGGTCTAATGCCATGACTGCTCTTTCAGGAATCAAAACACCACAGGCCACGTGTTCTGTCCTGCTCTGACATTCCGAACCGGTCACAGCCTCTCATTACAGGACACAGGCCAAGACAAGGGCACGGGGAgtggataggataggataggagaggagagagagagagagagacacgcacgcacgcacacacccacacacagacacacagagaaggagagacatagagagatagagaaagagcaaTGGAAAAAGCAATGGACACAGAGATGGAGGAAGCGAAAGGGGGCTGAAGCTCTGATAGGAAACGCCAGTGAATCAGTGATAAGGTTATGTCATAAATGGCGAGCAGCTGGTATGACAGGCCTGTATGGTGGTTTAAATGCCTCAGAGTCACAGGTAATACAAGCCTTAAAGCCAGGATTACACTagaaccagctctgaaaccacagatctaggatcagtttaccatCAGGGGGAGAAATGTAaaaactgacctaagatcagtGTCGGGGAGCAATTTCATGCTACTAGCCATACAGAGAGGAGTGTTAAACACATGGTGATGGAGTTAACAGACATAATGCTACTTATTTGTAAAGCTCTCGAACGGATGCATTATCTCAAGTCGTGAAGCAGCTCATGACAGCTAATAATGTGCTTAAGGAACTGACGCTCAGCTGTCCTTCAGAACGTCAGACTAGACCATGTAGACAGTCTACATTCCCACGCCAAAAGGCTCCTGCTCTGTCCATCAATGTCATGTCAATATAGCAATTACAGTGACAACTATCAGCCAAAACTCATAAAGATACGCATAAGGAAACTTGAACTAATAGTCTGTAGGTGGAAGGGAGATGTTAACAACTACCTGGCTGCATCTacaactttaaaatgtatacatttagaaCAGTCTGTTATTATCCCCCCTTGTCTGAATGAGAGATATagtagagctacagagagagggaacacagaaagaaagatagagggtACAGTACCTGTTTCACTGCTGGTATCCCTCCCTGCTAAAGATTCCTCTTTCAGGAGTCTATTTCTCTTTCTGATCCCACACTCTACCCACTAACACGTGATTAGGACCTGTGCTTTAGGCCAATTAAAATGTCGGAATTTACGCCGTGGGCCAATGGGTATATAAGAAGCTTTGCTGCtgaccaatcaaatgtatttctggtGCAACACCTTGGATGGTCCTGGCTCTGGTGCCCGTATTGACCTTGATCTCTATTAGACGCAaagacccctcccctctccaaacATAGatagccccccccctctctctatccatctctctctccccccctctctttctctccccccctctctttctctctctctctctctttctctctctctctcgcttgctctttctctctcgctctccccctctctctatccatcgctctcgctctctctatctccccccctctttctctttctctctctctctctccccccctctcagcTCTTGACTGTTGAGATGTACATCAACTTACTACAGAAGTGACATtaacaaattttattttatttacaagcCAGGAGTGTAAATCTGTACATTCTCTAAGGAAGTGCATGGAAAAAATACAGCGGTTAAACAACAGTTTTTATAACAAAGTACATGGTCAGGTATAAAAGCAGGACTGTGGATACTATCTGGATGTGAGAAAgattcctgccattcaggactgTAGAAAACGGAAGCAGTCTGGGAAAAGCAGTTATCTGAAGAACAACACTGTAAAGAAAGAGAAAAGTGCTCTACCGCTTTAACGATCCAAAAGCTCCAAGAAGTTACACATCTATTGACATACTTTACAAATCAATAGCGCAAGATTTCCAATAATACTGTTTAACAAGTAATCAGATAAAAATCGAACAAATactaataaataaacacatccaGACATAAACTACAACATTGAGAAATATTCAGACACAAGTTGTAAGTAAACTGTAACGACCGCTTGGGTCAAGTCCCTTTACTTGAATGTTGTCATTCGCAAAACAGACATGTTACACTTAATTGAAGAACATTTCTGAAACTGCGATTTGGGTCAGGACTGGCAAAGGTAAAGCCGTACATGTATATTCTCTATACACTGTCTGGCTCTGGGGAGaattagctacagtatattagATTGTGCATAATTACACGGTTGAGAAAAGTGGCTCCTCATATGCGaatatcttcttaaaatgtttcTTGTCACAAATAACAGTTTAAAACCTTTATACAGAGAACCCACGGGGAACACActggttgaaccaatgtggaatacatgttgaattgatgtctgtgcccagtgtgaaTACAACAATAGACAGAAGTAAAACAATGTTTAAAATGCttaataaataagtaaataaatgaaCATGCTAAATGACAGGATGTAAAGTCCATGCTTAcatcatcagtgtgtgtgtcaacagGAACAAGGCCAGAACCAATCAGGTAATTGTTCAACAGACACAGATAGACTCGATTGGACCCgagtgacaattttttttatcatccAAGTTGGTCTTCTGGTTAACAAATAGGTTTTTATATGTTGGCTAGGCCTTCTGTAAGTCAATAAATTCACCTTATTAACGTATAATAAATATGCTATAGGCTATGCAGAGCCGTGGTCGGGTCCATTCGGGTCCACTCTAGTCTATCAGCTGTAGTTAAATAGACCGGAGACCCGATGACAATCAGACAGGACACGACCCGGACCCGAAGGAAAATATAGAATTTTGAACCCGGTCGGGTCTCGGGTATTCGGGTTCCGGTGGACCCATGGAGATGTCTTCAAGGAAGTGCAAAAACCTTTGGGGAATGTTATCACTATTTGATATGAGGCTGACTTTCACCAGTTCACCAGTAGAGGGCAATATAGTGACCGCCACTGTTCCTCCCCACTAGTCTGCCCACAGCTGCCATTAGTCTGGCAAGCTAGACATCTCTCTCATAATCAGTCACAGCCAAACCAGAATCTACCTTGGTTCTACTTGAGCCTTTTTCAGAGCAATGTAAATGTATACATGGAAATGCATGCAAGATCATCAGGAAAtcattataacatgttataaacacACTTTACAGTTTATTACTAAATCTTGATATGTACATATTTACAAGCAAGGCACATCTTCACCAGAGTTCTTAAGCATAATCATTGGCAATGCTGATAAAGTAACAGGAACCCTTAACCGGGTGATTCTCAGGGCTCTCCCGTCCACTGGTTCCATTGTTACCAACTAATTACTAAGTGTCTGATGCAGCTGGACTGAGAGCGACTGggtggtgtttctgtgtgtttagcCAGGAGGGATGCGGGGTTCAATCTTCAGGGACAGCTCATACAAGGTGTCCTCATCCATCACCAGAGTCTTATCCAGCAGGAACTGAGTTACctgggagagagcgagacggagaggAAGCACGGCGAGGCAGTTAGTTCTAACAGGGTTGTAGCTAGAAACATTGATTGACTGTGTGGCGGGTGTTACCTTGGCTTGGTGCTCTATCCTGTAGGGCGCACCCTGGAACTGACGGATCTCTCTGATGATGTGAGACAtctggaacagagaggagaacagggaggagagacatgagacaggcagagagagagagagatacaggctgactgattgactgactgtgtgtgcgtgcgtgcgtttgtgtgtttacCATCCTCATCTTGGAGAAGTTGACGAGTCCCTCCTCGGTGAAGTTGGGCGTTCCCTCTTCGATGAAGGCCAGGTCAGTCAGATACATCCCCAGATAGGGCACACAGGGAGGGTTGCAGCTGCACACGGACCAATCCATCAATCAATGTTCATATAGTATTCAAGCTTTTCCTAACGTTTCACAAGTCCTTAAAGAGATTGAACGGGATCTTAAGCTcttacaaatttgtaacatatcatacgaattgcaggattaaaaaaaaaa
This portion of the Salvelinus sp. IW2-2015 linkage group LG4q.1:29, ASM291031v2, whole genome shotgun sequence genome encodes:
- the LOC111961372 gene encoding creatine kinase S-type, mitochondrial isoform X1, encoding MAFSFTRMMSSRNTATLLASLGAGTMATCYLMTDSNILSAEERRKLYPPSADFPDLRRHNNCMAHALTPAIYGKLRDQVTPNNWTLDQCIQTGVDNPGHPFIKTVGMVAGDEESYKVFADLFDPVIKDRHNGYDPKTMKHPTDLDASKVTLFSHVLSLSLSLSLYLSLSLSSDLCTITVPFHPQITNGVFDEKYVLSSRVRTGRSIRGLSLPPCCSRSERREVERVTVQALAGLKGDLAGHYYSLGDMTEKEQQQLIDDHFLFDKPVSPLLTCAFMARDWPDGRGLWHNNEKTFLIWVNEEDHTRVISMEKGGNMKRVFERFCRGLQQVEKLIQERGWEFMWNEHLGYILTCPSNLGTGLRAGVHVRLAKLSKDPRFGKILDNMRLQKRGTGGVDTATTGDTFDISNNDRLGKSEVELVQLLVDGVNYLIDCEKRLEKGQDIKIPAPIAQFRK
- the LOC111961372 gene encoding creatine kinase U-type, mitochondrial isoform X2, with product MAFSFTRMMSSRNTATLLASLGAGTMATCYLMTDSNILSAEERRKLYPPSADFPDLRRHNNCMAHALTPAIYGKLRDQVTPNNWTLDQCIQTGVDNPGHPFIKTVGMVAGDEESYKVFADLFDPVIKDRHNGYDPKTMKHPTDLDASKVTLFSHVLSLSLSLSLYLSLSLSSDLCTITVPFHPQITNGVFDEKYVLSSRVRTGRSIRGLSLPPCCSRSERREVERVTVQALAGLKGDLAGHYYSLGDMTEKEQQQLIDEHFLFDKPVSPLLTSAFMARDWPDARGIWHNNEKTFLIWVNEEDHTRVISMEKGGNMKRVFERFCRGLQQVEKLIQERGWEFMWNEHLGYILTCPSNLGTGLRAGVHVRLAKLSKDPRFGKILDNMRLQKRGTGGVDTATTGDTFDISNNDRLGKSEVELVQLLVDGVNYLIDCEKRLEKGQDIKIPAPIAQFRK
- the LOC111961372 gene encoding creatine kinase S-type, mitochondrial isoform X3 → MAFSFTRMMSSRNTATLLASLGAGTMATCYLMTDSNILSAEERRKLYPPSADFPDLRRHNNCMAHALTPAIYGKLRDQVTPNNWTLDQCIQTGVDNPGHPFIKTVGMVAGDEESYKVFADLFDPVIKDRHNGYDPKTMKHPTDLDASKITNGVFDEKYVLSSRVRTGRSIRGLSLPPCCSRSERREVERVTVQALAGLKGDLAGHYYSLGDMTEKEQQQLIDDHFLFDKPVSPLLTCAFMARDWPDGRGLWHNNEKTFLIWVNEEDHTRVISMEKGGNMKRVFERFCRGLQQVEKLIQERGWEFMWNEHLGYILTCPSNLGTGLRAGVHVRLAKLSKDPRFGKILDNMRLQKRGTGGVDTATTGDTFDISNNDRLGKSEVELVQLLVDGVNYLIDCEKRLEKGQDIKIPAPIAQFRK
- the LOC111961372 gene encoding creatine kinase U-type, mitochondrial isoform X4; the protein is MAFSFTRMMSSRNTATLLASLGAGTMATCYLMTDSNILSAEERRKLYPPSADFPDLRRHNNCMAHALTPAIYGKLRDQVTPNNWTLDQCIQTGVDNPGHPFIKTVGMVAGDEESYKVFADLFDPVIKDRHNGYDPKTMKHPTDLDASKITNGVFDEKYVLSSRVRTGRSIRGLSLPPCCSRSERREVERVTVQALAGLKGDLAGHYYSLGDMTEKEQQQLIDEHFLFDKPVSPLLTSAFMARDWPDARGIWHNNEKTFLIWVNEEDHTRVISMEKGGNMKRVFERFCRGLQQVEKLIQERGWEFMWNEHLGYILTCPSNLGTGLRAGVHVRLAKLSKDPRFGKILDNMRLQKRGTGGVDTATTGDTFDISNNDRLGKSEVELVQLLVDGVNYLIDCEKRLEKGQDIKIPAPIAQFRK